One genomic window of Elaeis guineensis isolate ETL-2024a chromosome 2, EG11, whole genome shotgun sequence includes the following:
- the LOC105051586 gene encoding TORTIFOLIA1-like protein 1 isoform X2, with product MATTVSKPSPRLSKSPSQSQSSPRSVSTPKSSSSSFSSHLAMVELKSRMLSALSKLSDRDTHQIAVDDLEKIIRTLPSDGVPMLLNSLLHDPAHHTDPNSRQIHTVACRKSLRLLALLCSSHPDHASAHLPKIIAHLVRRLKDPASDSSVRDACRDAAGSLAALYLRPSTAANPEDTSAVAGGGGSSSPVVSLFVKPLFEAMGEQNKAVQAGAAMCLAKVVECARGGGDGEGGRPATGGAAFQRLCPRICKLLGGQSFLAKGALLSVVSSLAQVGALVPQNMQQVLQSVRECLENSDWATRKAAADTLSVLSSSSSHLIADGAAPTIAALEACRFDKVKPVRDSMMGALLSWKKIAGKVEDGTSEDLKDGNNCESADTEEKSDNKRSNASNRRSEFVKDSSATSSPTNGDTLSTEKGSNIPEKAAVLLKKIAPMLTDKELNPDFFQKLETRSSDDLPVEVVVPHRCHQSSHSQGVEGPELFDSDSRGTPQGTSNHDGLACHELNDIQGCVHANYQNAGKRVGLYNKLQESGDSAQDKWTEQREFRVRDSKGRVIDDRVEVSQRVPSACVNIFRPDVHAEGSFINNKGNWLAIQRQLSQLERQQANLMNMLQDFMGGSHDSMITLENRVRGLERVVEEMARDLAISSGRRGGNMVLGFESSPERYLSSGSIISGFRGRDPPWRSDSEAWDAYGYTTLRNGVMNSRRGTGAVAVDGRAPRTEQDSDQVGNKRAWDKGQGPFRLGEGPSARSVWQASKDEATLEAIRVAGEDNGTSRVAKRTTILELNAEALTDDNPGQERGSLWASWTRAMDSIHIGDMDSAYAEVLSTGDDLLLVKLMDKSGPVVDQLSSETASEVLCMVGQFLMEQSLFDIALTWLQQLTDLVVENGADVLSIPIEGKREILLNLRQISAIEPREDWEGATPDKIMMQLASSWGINLQQLIK from the exons ATGGCCACTACCGTCTCAAAACCCTCCCCAAGGCTCTCCAAATCTCCCTCCCAGTCCCAAAGCTCTCCCCGTTCCGTCTCCACTCCCAAGTCCTCCTCTTCTTCGTTTTCTTCTCATTTGGCCATGGTGGAGCTCAAGTCCCGGATGCTATCCGCCCTCTCCAAGCTCTCCGATCGCGATACCCACCAGATCGCCGTCGACGACCTCGAAAAGATCATCCGCACTCTCCCTTCCGACGGCGTTCCCATGCTCCTCAACTCCCTCCTCCACGACCCTGCCCATCACACCGACCCCAATTCCCGGCAAATTCACACCGTCGCCTGCCGCAAGTCCCTCCGCCTCCTCGCCCTCCTCTGCTCCTCCCACCCCGACCACGCCTCCGCCCACCTCCCCAAGATTATCGcccacctcgtccgccgcctcAAGGACCCCGCCTCCGACTCCTCCGTCCGCGACGCCTGTCGCGACGCCGCCGGCTCCCTCGCTGCCCTCTACCTCCGTCCCTCCACCGCCGCCAACCCTGAGGACACCTCCGCCGTTGCCGGCGGCGGTGGGTCCTCCTCCCCGGTTGTTTCGCTGTTTGTGAAGCCCTTGTTCGAGGCGATGGGGGAGCAGAACAAGGCGGTGCAGGCCGGGGCGGCGATGTGCCTCGCTAAAGTGGTGGAGTGTGCTAGGGGTGGTGGGGATGGGGAAGGGGGACGGCCGGCGACGGGTGGAGCGGCTTTTCAGAGGCTGTGCCCCAGGATCTGCAAGCTTCTTGGTGGACAGAGCTTTCTGGCAAAGGGCGCGCTGCTTTCGGTTGTTTCTAGCTTGGCTCAG GTAGGAGCACTCGTCCCCCAGAACATGCAACAAGTGCTGCAAAGTGTTCGTGAATGCCTTGAGAATAGTGACTGGGCTACCCGAAAGGCAGCAGCTGATACATTGAGTGTGCTGTCATCTTCTTCAAGCCATCTGATTGCTGATGGGGCTGCTCCAACAATAGCCGCTCTAGAGGCTTGCCGTTTTGATAAG GTGAAACCTGTTAGAGATAGCATGATGGGGGCATTGCTGTCATGGAAGAAGATTGCAGGAAAGGTAGAAGATGGAACTTCAGAGGACTTAAAAG ATGGTAACAATTGTGAATCAGCTGATACTGAAGAAAAGTCGGATAATAAAAGGTCAAATGCAAGCAATAGAAGATCAGAGTTTGTTAAAGATTCATCTGCTACTTCTTCACCTACTAATGGTGATACTCTCTCGACAGAGAAAGGTAGTAACATACCCGAGAAAGCAGCTGTTTTATTGAAGAAAATAGCACCTATGTTGACTGACAAAGAGTTGAATCCAGACTTTTTCCAAAAGCTTGAAACAAGAAGTTCTGATGACTTGCCTGTAGAAGTAGTGGTACCTCATAGGTGTCATCAGTCTTCCCACTCACAAGGTGTAGAAGGACCAGAATTGTTTGATAGTGATTCCAGGGGCACACCTCAGGGCACATCAAATCATGATGGTTTGGCATGCCATGAGTTGAATGACATTCAAGGATGTGTCCATGCTAATTATCAGAATGCGGGGAAAAGAGTTGGGTTGTACAATAAACTACAAGAGTCAGGTGATTCTGCTCAGGATAAGTGGACAGAACAAAGAGAATTTCGGGTGAGAGACTCAAAAGGAAGGGTTATTGATGATAGGGTTGAAGTCAGCCAGAGGGTTCCCTCTGCCTGTGTAAATATCTTCAGACCTGATGTTCATGCTGAAGGGTCCTTCATAAATAACAAAGGGAACTGGTTAGCCATTCAGAGGCAATTATCACAATTGGAGAGGCAACAAGCCAATCTTATGAACATGTTGCAG GATTTTATGGGAGGCTCCCATGACAGCATGATAACTCTAGAAAACAGAGTTCGGGGTCTTGAGAGGGTTGTTGAGGAGATGGCACGAGATTTGGCAATATCATCAGGAAGGAGAGGTGGTAACATGGTGCTAGGTTTTGAGTCATCTCCTG AAAGATATCTCTCATCAGGTAGCATAATTTCTGGATTTAGGGGAAGAGATCCCCCTTGGAGATCAGATTCTGAAGCATGGGATGCTTACGGATATACAACCCTAAGAAATGGAGTCATGAACTCTAGGAGAGGTACTGGAGCTGTTGCTGTTGATGGTAGGGCACCTAGAACTGAACAGGATAGTGATCAAGTTGGCAACAAGCGAGCTTGGGACAAGGGGCAAGGACCATTTAGGCTTGGTGAGGGTCCTTCTGCAAGAAGTGTTTGGCAAGCCTCAAAGGATGAGGCTACTTTGGAAGCTATCCGGGTTGCTGGCGAGGATAATGGGACCTCGCGAGTTGCAAAACGAACAACTATTCTAGAGCTCAATGCTGAAGCTTTGACAGATGATAACCCGGGACAAGAAAGGGGTTCACTTTGGGCTTCCTGGACCCGTGCTATGGATTCTATTCACATTGGTGATATGGATTCAGCATATGCTGAGGTTCTTTCTACAGGTGATGATCTGTTACTTGTAAAGTTGATGGATAAATCTGGTCCGGTTGTTGATCAACTTTCCAGTGAGACAGCAAGTGAAGTCTTGTGCATGGTTGGACAATTTCTTATGGAACAAAGCTTGTTTGATATAGCTCTGACCTGGCTTCAACAG TTGACTGATCTGGTCGTGGAAAATGGAGCTGACGTGCTCAGCATCCCCATTGAAGGGAAGAGAGAGATCTTGTTGAACCTTCGCCAAATTTCTGCAATCGAACCACGGGAGGATTGGGAAGGGGCTACACCAGATAAGATAATGATGCAGTTAGCGTCCTCTTGGGGAATCAATTTACAACAGCTTATCAAGTAG
- the LOC105051586 gene encoding microtubule-associated protein TORTIFOLIA1 isoform X1: MATTVSKPSPRLSKSPSQSQSSPRSVSTPKSSSSSFSSHLAMVELKSRMLSALSKLSDRDTHQIAVDDLEKIIRTLPSDGVPMLLNSLLHDPAHHTDPNSRQIHTVACRKSLRLLALLCSSHPDHASAHLPKIIAHLVRRLKDPASDSSVRDACRDAAGSLAALYLRPSTAANPEDTSAVAGGGGSSSPVVSLFVKPLFEAMGEQNKAVQAGAAMCLAKVVECARGGGDGEGGRPATGGAAFQRLCPRICKLLGGQSFLAKGALLSVVSSLAQVGALVPQNMQQVLQSVRECLENSDWATRKAAADTLSVLSSSSSHLIADGAAPTIAALEACRFDKVKPVRDSMMGALLSWKKIAGKVEDGTSEDLKDGNNCESADTEEKSDNKRSNASNRRSEFVKDSSATSSPTNGDTLSTEKGSNIPEKAAVLLKKIAPMLTDKELNPDFFQKLETRSSDDLPVEVVVPHRCHQSSHSQGVEGPELFDSDSRGTPQGTSNHDGLACHELNDIQGCVHANYQNAGKRVGLYNKLQESGDSAQDKWTEQREFRVRDSKGRVIDDRVEVSQRVPSACVNIFRPDVHAEGSFINNKGNWLAIQRQLSQLERQQANLMNMLQDFMGGSHDSMITLENRVRGLERVVEEMARDLAISSGRRGGNMVLGFESSPGRSSSKYIGLHDYSSSNFGRGGDGRIPFAERYLSSGSIISGFRGRDPPWRSDSEAWDAYGYTTLRNGVMNSRRGTGAVAVDGRAPRTEQDSDQVGNKRAWDKGQGPFRLGEGPSARSVWQASKDEATLEAIRVAGEDNGTSRVAKRTTILELNAEALTDDNPGQERGSLWASWTRAMDSIHIGDMDSAYAEVLSTGDDLLLVKLMDKSGPVVDQLSSETASEVLCMVGQFLMEQSLFDIALTWLQQLTDLVVENGADVLSIPIEGKREILLNLRQISAIEPREDWEGATPDKIMMQLASSWGINLQQLIK; encoded by the exons ATGGCCACTACCGTCTCAAAACCCTCCCCAAGGCTCTCCAAATCTCCCTCCCAGTCCCAAAGCTCTCCCCGTTCCGTCTCCACTCCCAAGTCCTCCTCTTCTTCGTTTTCTTCTCATTTGGCCATGGTGGAGCTCAAGTCCCGGATGCTATCCGCCCTCTCCAAGCTCTCCGATCGCGATACCCACCAGATCGCCGTCGACGACCTCGAAAAGATCATCCGCACTCTCCCTTCCGACGGCGTTCCCATGCTCCTCAACTCCCTCCTCCACGACCCTGCCCATCACACCGACCCCAATTCCCGGCAAATTCACACCGTCGCCTGCCGCAAGTCCCTCCGCCTCCTCGCCCTCCTCTGCTCCTCCCACCCCGACCACGCCTCCGCCCACCTCCCCAAGATTATCGcccacctcgtccgccgcctcAAGGACCCCGCCTCCGACTCCTCCGTCCGCGACGCCTGTCGCGACGCCGCCGGCTCCCTCGCTGCCCTCTACCTCCGTCCCTCCACCGCCGCCAACCCTGAGGACACCTCCGCCGTTGCCGGCGGCGGTGGGTCCTCCTCCCCGGTTGTTTCGCTGTTTGTGAAGCCCTTGTTCGAGGCGATGGGGGAGCAGAACAAGGCGGTGCAGGCCGGGGCGGCGATGTGCCTCGCTAAAGTGGTGGAGTGTGCTAGGGGTGGTGGGGATGGGGAAGGGGGACGGCCGGCGACGGGTGGAGCGGCTTTTCAGAGGCTGTGCCCCAGGATCTGCAAGCTTCTTGGTGGACAGAGCTTTCTGGCAAAGGGCGCGCTGCTTTCGGTTGTTTCTAGCTTGGCTCAG GTAGGAGCACTCGTCCCCCAGAACATGCAACAAGTGCTGCAAAGTGTTCGTGAATGCCTTGAGAATAGTGACTGGGCTACCCGAAAGGCAGCAGCTGATACATTGAGTGTGCTGTCATCTTCTTCAAGCCATCTGATTGCTGATGGGGCTGCTCCAACAATAGCCGCTCTAGAGGCTTGCCGTTTTGATAAG GTGAAACCTGTTAGAGATAGCATGATGGGGGCATTGCTGTCATGGAAGAAGATTGCAGGAAAGGTAGAAGATGGAACTTCAGAGGACTTAAAAG ATGGTAACAATTGTGAATCAGCTGATACTGAAGAAAAGTCGGATAATAAAAGGTCAAATGCAAGCAATAGAAGATCAGAGTTTGTTAAAGATTCATCTGCTACTTCTTCACCTACTAATGGTGATACTCTCTCGACAGAGAAAGGTAGTAACATACCCGAGAAAGCAGCTGTTTTATTGAAGAAAATAGCACCTATGTTGACTGACAAAGAGTTGAATCCAGACTTTTTCCAAAAGCTTGAAACAAGAAGTTCTGATGACTTGCCTGTAGAAGTAGTGGTACCTCATAGGTGTCATCAGTCTTCCCACTCACAAGGTGTAGAAGGACCAGAATTGTTTGATAGTGATTCCAGGGGCACACCTCAGGGCACATCAAATCATGATGGTTTGGCATGCCATGAGTTGAATGACATTCAAGGATGTGTCCATGCTAATTATCAGAATGCGGGGAAAAGAGTTGGGTTGTACAATAAACTACAAGAGTCAGGTGATTCTGCTCAGGATAAGTGGACAGAACAAAGAGAATTTCGGGTGAGAGACTCAAAAGGAAGGGTTATTGATGATAGGGTTGAAGTCAGCCAGAGGGTTCCCTCTGCCTGTGTAAATATCTTCAGACCTGATGTTCATGCTGAAGGGTCCTTCATAAATAACAAAGGGAACTGGTTAGCCATTCAGAGGCAATTATCACAATTGGAGAGGCAACAAGCCAATCTTATGAACATGTTGCAG GATTTTATGGGAGGCTCCCATGACAGCATGATAACTCTAGAAAACAGAGTTCGGGGTCTTGAGAGGGTTGTTGAGGAGATGGCACGAGATTTGGCAATATCATCAGGAAGGAGAGGTGGTAACATGGTGCTAGGTTTTGAGTCATCTCCTGGTAGGTCCTCGAGCAAGTATATTGGCCTTCATGACTATTCAAGCTCAAATTTTGGCAGGGGGGGTGATGGGCGGATTCCTTTTGCAGAAAGATATCTCTCATCAGGTAGCATAATTTCTGGATTTAGGGGAAGAGATCCCCCTTGGAGATCAGATTCTGAAGCATGGGATGCTTACGGATATACAACCCTAAGAAATGGAGTCATGAACTCTAGGAGAGGTACTGGAGCTGTTGCTGTTGATGGTAGGGCACCTAGAACTGAACAGGATAGTGATCAAGTTGGCAACAAGCGAGCTTGGGACAAGGGGCAAGGACCATTTAGGCTTGGTGAGGGTCCTTCTGCAAGAAGTGTTTGGCAAGCCTCAAAGGATGAGGCTACTTTGGAAGCTATCCGGGTTGCTGGCGAGGATAATGGGACCTCGCGAGTTGCAAAACGAACAACTATTCTAGAGCTCAATGCTGAAGCTTTGACAGATGATAACCCGGGACAAGAAAGGGGTTCACTTTGGGCTTCCTGGACCCGTGCTATGGATTCTATTCACATTGGTGATATGGATTCAGCATATGCTGAGGTTCTTTCTACAGGTGATGATCTGTTACTTGTAAAGTTGATGGATAAATCTGGTCCGGTTGTTGATCAACTTTCCAGTGAGACAGCAAGTGAAGTCTTGTGCATGGTTGGACAATTTCTTATGGAACAAAGCTTGTTTGATATAGCTCTGACCTGGCTTCAACAG TTGACTGATCTGGTCGTGGAAAATGGAGCTGACGTGCTCAGCATCCCCATTGAAGGGAAGAGAGAGATCTTGTTGAACCTTCGCCAAATTTCTGCAATCGAACCACGGGAGGATTGGGAAGGGGCTACACCAGATAAGATAATGATGCAGTTAGCGTCCTCTTGGGGAATCAATTTACAACAGCTTATCAAGTAG
- the LOC105051575 gene encoding la-related protein 6C isoform X2 — translation MAQENKEGEVNGSTKGAEANESVGFKFNVHAPEFVPRSYSQASPISGYFYPYLQFFGNGGGGLGPDWIYFAEQEPSHFVPELHGKVSGHPKNNNDVIQKIVKQVEYQFSDTNLVASDFLIKIMNKDPEGYVPMSVIASWKKIKSLGANNQMLIKALRTSTKLVVSEDGKKVRRKQPFTERDKEELQSRTVVVENLPEDYSRQNLEKIFSVAGSVKNIRICHPQEPNSAKSSKTDVLISNKLHALVEYETVEQAEKAVEKLNDERNWRKGLRVRTMSRRSPRSVIRTRRSDYDHFDIVSEDEQSPSSQTVGSLHIEQLLEHNIEDNQNTTKKGWGRGRAKLHGMVQNHNGRGLLSQTPQPGCLGQSEASSKQMLQGPRMPDGTRGFTMGRGKPLTPVLPASPLTPTGSGPVEL, via the exons ATGGCACAGGAGAATAAGGAAGGAGAGGTTAATGGATCGACCAAAGGGGCGGAGGCGAATGAGAGTGTGGGTTTTAAGTTCAATGTTCATGCACCGGAGTTTGTACCGAGATCATACAGCCAAGCGTCGCCGATCTCCGGGTACTTCTATCCTTACCTTCAATTCTTTGGGAATGGTGGAGGTGGGCTGGGACCAGATTGGATTTACTTTGCGGAGCAAGAGCCATCGCATTTTGTGCCGGAACTGCATGGAAAGGTCTCAGGTCACCCCAAAAATAACAACGATGTGATTCAGAAGATTGTAAAACAG GTCGAATATCAGTTCAGTGATACAAATTTGGTTGCAAGTGATTTTCTAATAAAGATTATGAACAAAGATCCCGAAGGCTATG TTCCAATGTCTGTCATTGCATCTTGgaagaaaataaaatctcttgGTGCAAACAATCAAATGCTTATTAAGGCACTTCGGACCTCAACAAAGCTC GTCGTGAGTGAGGATGGCAAAAAAGTCAGGCGCAAGCAGCCTTTCACAGAACGAGACAAAGAGGAACTGCAG TCTCGTACTGTTGTAGTTGAAAACCTCCCTGAGGATTACTCACGGCAAAATCTTGAAAAGATATTCAGTGTCGCCGGGAG TGTCAAGAATATCCGAATATGTCATCCACAGGAACCCAATTCTGCTAAATCTTCAAAAACTGATGTGCTAATAAGTAACAag TTGCATGCTTTGGTGGAATACGAGACCGTGGAACAAGCTGAAAAGGCT GTGGAGAAGCTGAATGATGAAAGGAACTGGCGAAAAGGTCTTCGTGTTCGAACAATGTCTAGACGCTCG CCAAGGTCAGTGATTCGAACCAGGAGATCAGACTACGATCATTTTGATATAGTTTCTGAGGATGAGCAGTCACCTTCCTCTCAAACAGTAGGTTCACTACACATAGAACAACTACTTGAACACAAT ATTGAAGATAACCAGAATACCACAAAAAAGGGGTGGGGAAGGGGCAGAGCAAAATTACATGGGATGGTCCAGAATCACAATGGCCGCGGCCTCCTGTCCCAAACTCCACAACCAGGGTGCCTTGGCCAGTCTGAAGCCTCGAGCAAGCAGATGCTGCAGGGGCCTAGAATGCCGGATGGAACACGGGGATTCACCATGGGCCGTGGGAAACCACTCACCCCTGTCTTACCAGCTTCACCACTGACACCCACAGGCTCTGGTCCTGTTGAGCTTTGA
- the LOC105051575 gene encoding la-related protein 6C isoform X1 → MAQENKEGEVNGSTKGAEANESVGFKFNVHAPEFVPRSYSQASPISGYFYPYLQFFGNGGGGLGPDWIYFAEQEPSHFVPELHGKVSGHPKNNNDVIQKIVKQVEYQFSDTNLVASDFLIKIMNKDPEGYVPMSVIASWKKIKSLGANNQMLIKALRTSTKLVVSEDGKKVRRKQPFTERDKEELQVSSIGIGQAVIWVSKDHNYVIYSIFYYPLQSRTVVVENLPEDYSRQNLEKIFSVAGSVKNIRICHPQEPNSAKSSKTDVLISNKLHALVEYETVEQAEKAVEKLNDERNWRKGLRVRTMSRRSPRSVIRTRRSDYDHFDIVSEDEQSPSSQTVGSLHIEQLLEHNIEDNQNTTKKGWGRGRAKLHGMVQNHNGRGLLSQTPQPGCLGQSEASSKQMLQGPRMPDGTRGFTMGRGKPLTPVLPASPLTPTGSGPVEL, encoded by the exons ATGGCACAGGAGAATAAGGAAGGAGAGGTTAATGGATCGACCAAAGGGGCGGAGGCGAATGAGAGTGTGGGTTTTAAGTTCAATGTTCATGCACCGGAGTTTGTACCGAGATCATACAGCCAAGCGTCGCCGATCTCCGGGTACTTCTATCCTTACCTTCAATTCTTTGGGAATGGTGGAGGTGGGCTGGGACCAGATTGGATTTACTTTGCGGAGCAAGAGCCATCGCATTTTGTGCCGGAACTGCATGGAAAGGTCTCAGGTCACCCCAAAAATAACAACGATGTGATTCAGAAGATTGTAAAACAG GTCGAATATCAGTTCAGTGATACAAATTTGGTTGCAAGTGATTTTCTAATAAAGATTATGAACAAAGATCCCGAAGGCTATG TTCCAATGTCTGTCATTGCATCTTGgaagaaaataaaatctcttgGTGCAAACAATCAAATGCTTATTAAGGCACTTCGGACCTCAACAAAGCTC GTCGTGAGTGAGGATGGCAAAAAAGTCAGGCGCAAGCAGCCTTTCACAGAACGAGACAAAGAGGAACTGCAGGTGAGTAGCATAGGAATTGGACAAGCAGTAATTTGGGTTTCAAAAGATCATAATTATGTCATTTATTCAATTTTCTACTACCCCTTGCAGTCTCGTACTGTTGTAGTTGAAAACCTCCCTGAGGATTACTCACGGCAAAATCTTGAAAAGATATTCAGTGTCGCCGGGAG TGTCAAGAATATCCGAATATGTCATCCACAGGAACCCAATTCTGCTAAATCTTCAAAAACTGATGTGCTAATAAGTAACAag TTGCATGCTTTGGTGGAATACGAGACCGTGGAACAAGCTGAAAAGGCT GTGGAGAAGCTGAATGATGAAAGGAACTGGCGAAAAGGTCTTCGTGTTCGAACAATGTCTAGACGCTCG CCAAGGTCAGTGATTCGAACCAGGAGATCAGACTACGATCATTTTGATATAGTTTCTGAGGATGAGCAGTCACCTTCCTCTCAAACAGTAGGTTCACTACACATAGAACAACTACTTGAACACAAT ATTGAAGATAACCAGAATACCACAAAAAAGGGGTGGGGAAGGGGCAGAGCAAAATTACATGGGATGGTCCAGAATCACAATGGCCGCGGCCTCCTGTCCCAAACTCCACAACCAGGGTGCCTTGGCCAGTCTGAAGCCTCGAGCAAGCAGATGCTGCAGGGGCCTAGAATGCCGGATGGAACACGGGGATTCACCATGGGCCGTGGGAAACCACTCACCCCTGTCTTACCAGCTTCACCACTGACACCCACAGGCTCTGGTCCTGTTGAGCTTTGA
- the LOC105051581 gene encoding uncharacterized protein — protein MANAWKREKPLSVLSPKTLILVLLPISFFVVFFFLYPSSNPSSILARETLTLTLGSGIRPFDCVSCPQASPVFASVVEGVRHPFLYSLADLGALPEKPHKNIVRMLKGKPFRKPDISVTIQEFLEGKTRDGLVVDVGANVGMATFAAAAMGFRVVAFEPVFENLQRICDGVFLNRAADKVTVFAAASSDRIGNITFHKLVGRLDNSAISATGAKLAFKSNEEIAVEVPTIPLDEVIPDTENVLLIKIDVQGWEYHVLRGALKLLSRKKGRAPYLIYEEDERLLKASNSSSEEIRRFLGSVGYHHCQRHGTDAHCTKD, from the exons ATGGCGAACGCTTGGAAGAGGGAGAAGCCCTTGTCGGTCCTCTCTCCCAAAACCCTAATTCTTGTTCTTCTCCCGATATCATTCTTCgttgttttcttcttcttgtatCCTTCTTCCAACCCTAGCTCAATCCTGGCAcgagaaaccctaaccctaactctaGGGTCGGGGATCCGGCCCTTCGACTGCGTCTCCTGCCCGCAGGCGTCGCCGGTGTTCGCCAGCGTGGTGGAGGGCGTCCGCCACCCCTTCCTCTACTCCCTCGCCGACCTCGGCGCGCTCCCGGAGAAGCCTCACAAGAATATTGTGCGGATGCTCAAGGGGAAGCCCTTCCGGAAGCCCGACATATCGGTTACGATCCAGGAGTTTCTTGAGGGGAAGACCAGAGATGGGTTGGTGGTGGATGTGGGGGCCAATGTGGGGATGGCAACCTTCGCGGCGGCGGCGATGGGGTTCAGGGTGGTGGCGTTCGAGCCGGTGTTTGAGAATCTTCAGAGGATTTGTGATGGCGTTTTCCTGAATCGGGCGGCAGACAAGGTTACTGTGTTTGCCGCAGCTTCTTCGGATCGAATTGGGAACATTACTTTCCATAAG TTGGTGGGCCGCCTGGACAACAGTGCCATCTCTGCAACTGGTGCAAAACTAGCATTCAAATCTAATGAAGAGATTGCTGTAGAGGTGCCAACAATCCCCTTGGATGAAGTCATTCCAGATACGGAAAATGTGTTGCTGATCAAAATTGATGTCCAAGGTTGGGAGTACCATGTCCTGAGAGGTGCCTTAAAACTGCTATCTAGAAAAAAAGGGCGTGCCCCATACCTCATATACGAGGAAGATGAACGGTTGCTGAAGGCGAGCAACAGCAGTTCAGAGGAGATTAGGAGGTTCCTTGGCAGTGTGGGTTATCATCACTGTCAGCGTCATGGTACAGATGCTCACTGCACAAAAGATTAG